The following are encoded together in the Janthinobacterium sp. Marseille genome:
- the cbiB gene encoding adenosylcobinamide-phosphate synthase CbiB, whose amino-acid sequence MLFGLSCGAIAILMLLGVLLDMRLGEATRWHPLVGFGNLAIRIEKKFNTGGSRIARGALAWILVVAPFVAVAWLLTFWVAQFDALFALGVHALLLYFSLGLRSLRDHTLPIAHALMDGDLAQARLLTARIVSRDTTQAQEADLAKAGVESLLENGNDAVFGTLFWFAVAGGPGVVLFRLANTLDAMWGYRTQRFNEFGRVAARIDDVLNFIPARLTALSYAVLGNTRQAWRCWRAQAPAWSSPNAGPVMSAGAGALGISLGGAAIYDGELEQRPPLGSGPLAAGKDIARAWRLVRLTTVLWLLLICIAGVFYA is encoded by the coding sequence ATGTTATTTGGTTTGTCTTGCGGCGCGATCGCGATCCTGATGTTGCTCGGCGTATTGCTGGATATGCGCCTGGGTGAAGCGACGCGCTGGCATCCGTTGGTCGGCTTCGGCAACCTGGCGATACGTATTGAAAAGAAGTTCAACACCGGCGGTTCGCGCATTGCACGCGGTGCATTGGCGTGGATACTGGTCGTCGCACCGTTTGTCGCAGTCGCCTGGCTGCTGACTTTCTGGGTCGCACAATTCGATGCCTTGTTCGCACTTGGTGTGCATGCCTTGCTATTGTATTTCAGCCTCGGTTTGCGCAGCCTGCGCGACCACACCTTACCGATAGCACATGCCTTGATGGATGGCGATTTGGCGCAGGCGCGTCTGCTCACTGCACGCATCGTCAGCCGCGATACCACGCAGGCGCAAGAAGCCGATCTGGCGAAAGCCGGAGTTGAGTCCTTGTTGGAAAACGGCAATGACGCAGTGTTCGGCACTTTGTTTTGGTTTGCCGTAGCCGGTGGTCCAGGTGTGGTTTTGTTCCGTCTTGCGAATACGCTCGATGCGATGTGGGGTTACCGCACTCAGCGTTTCAATGAATTCGGTCGGGTCGCGGCACGCATTGACGATGTCTTGAATTTCATTCCGGCACGCCTGACGGCACTGTCTTATGCCGTGCTCGGGAATACCAGGCAGGCCTGGCGATGCTGGCGCGCGCAAGCACCGGCCTGGTCGAGTCCGAATGCGGGGCCGGTGATGTCGGCTGGTGCCGGCGCGCTCGGCATATCGCTGGGTGGTGCGGCAATTTACGATGGTGAACTTGAACAGCGCCCACCGCTGGGCAGCGGGCCTTTGGCCGCTGGTAAAGATATTGCACGTGCCTGGCGCCTGGTACGTTTGACGACGGTTTTGTGGCTGCTGCTGATTTGTATCGCGGGAGTATTCTATGCTTGA